A DNA window from Gemmatimonadaceae bacterium contains the following coding sequences:
- the ndk gene encoding nucleoside-diphosphate kinase, translated as MAGSKTLTIVKPDAFGAGKAGKIIAHLEAGGFKIVTARVLHMNEAQAEAFYEVHKERPFYGSLVRFMTSGPCMPMVLEKSDAVLGLREAIGATDPAEAAEGTVRKLFAESKERNAIHASDSDENAEREARFFFSDAEMIQAR; from the coding sequence ATGGCTGGAAGCAAGACACTCACGATCGTGAAGCCGGACGCGTTCGGGGCGGGCAAGGCCGGGAAGATCATCGCGCACCTCGAGGCGGGCGGATTCAAGATCGTCACCGCCCGCGTGCTTCACATGAACGAGGCGCAGGCCGAGGCTTTCTACGAGGTCCACAAGGAGCGGCCGTTCTACGGCTCGCTGGTCCGTTTCATGACCTCGGGACCATGCATGCCGATGGTGCTCGAGAAGTCCGATGCGGTCCTCGGGCTGAGGGAAGCGATCGGCGCGACCGACCCGGCAGAGGCCGCCGAGGGCACGGTGCGGAAGCTGTTTGCGGAGTCGAAGGAGCGGAACGCGATCCACGCGTCCGATTCGGACGAGAACGCAGAGCGCGAAGCGAGGTTCTTCTTCTCCGACGCCGAGATGATCCAGGCGCGATGA
- a CDS encoding DUF177 domain-containing protein: protein MLSFDIRSLESQAAHVDGQLAPDDPVWEAGDVRPSKPIRLEGRLSAAGPSRFYFSGRFSGETGVPCRRCLTDVPVPVSEEAHFIFSSEGEDSADDPDVYPFDPNGRDLDLRPALREVWLLMVPGFVLCREDCKGFCPICGTDLNTGTCDCAPATTESRWDTLRSIRDQLP from the coding sequence ATGCTGTCGTTTGACATCCGTTCACTGGAGTCGCAGGCGGCGCATGTCGATGGGCAGCTCGCACCGGACGATCCGGTCTGGGAAGCCGGTGACGTGCGTCCCTCGAAACCGATCCGATTGGAGGGCCGCCTGTCGGCGGCCGGTCCGTCGCGGTTCTATTTCAGTGGTCGGTTCAGCGGGGAGACAGGGGTGCCATGCCGGCGGTGCCTCACCGATGTGCCCGTTCCAGTCAGCGAGGAGGCGCATTTCATCTTCTCGTCAGAGGGTGAGGACAGTGCGGATGACCCTGACGTCTATCCGTTCGATCCGAACGGCCGTGACCTCGATCTGCGGCCGGCGCTGCGCGAAGTGTGGCTCCTCATGGTGCCGGGTTTCGTGCTCTGCCGCGAGGACTGCAAGGGATTCTGCCCAATCTGCGGGACCGATCTGAACACCGGCACATGCGATTGTGCGCCGGCAACGACTGAAAGCCGTTGGGACACGTTGCGGTCAATCCGCGATCAGCTGCCCTGA